In Qipengyuania psychrotolerans, one DNA window encodes the following:
- a CDS encoding GNAT family N-acetyltransferase yields MFTIRIAEERDVDAIRSLMELAINQLQRGYLTPEQIEASKAGMGLDRLLIDDGTYFCVLEEDELVGCGGWSRRATLYGGNHSAGRDPRLLDPATERARIRAMYTHPDHVRKGIGRLILNVSEKAASAEGFGEIEMAATMAGKPFYERCGYVVESEWFDENAAVPVPLATMTKRLGD; encoded by the coding sequence ATGTTCACTATCAGGATCGCGGAAGAGCGCGACGTGGACGCAATTCGCTCATTGATGGAGCTCGCCATCAACCAGCTGCAACGAGGATACCTCACGCCAGAGCAGATCGAGGCGTCGAAGGCCGGGATGGGCCTTGATCGCCTGCTGATCGATGACGGAACCTACTTTTGCGTACTGGAAGAAGACGAGCTGGTCGGCTGCGGCGGCTGGTCGCGCAGGGCCACATTGTATGGCGGCAACCATTCGGCAGGCAGGGACCCGCGCCTGCTCGATCCAGCGACCGAACGTGCCCGCATCCGGGCCATGTACACGCATCCCGATCACGTGCGGAAGGGTATTGGACGCCTGATCCTGAATGTATCGGAAAAGGCTGCCTCAGCCGAAGGCTTCGGTGAAATAGAGATGGCCGCCACGATGGCCGGAAAGCCGTTCTACGAACGGTGCGGCTATGTGGTCGAAAGCGAATGGTTCGACGAAAATGCCGCGGTTCCTGTGCCGCTTGCAACGATGACCAAGCGGCTGGGCGACTAG